A genome region from Natranaeroarchaeum sulfidigenes includes the following:
- a CDS encoding sulfurtransferase: MTDTEYANDVLVSADWVEEHLDEFESDDPAYRLVEVDVDTEAYEESHAPGAIGFNWESQLQDQTTRDILTKEDFEELLGSHGITEDSTVVLYGDNANWFAAYTYWQFKYYGHGDVRLLDGGREYWIGNDYPTTDEVPEFSAVDYNASGPRESIRAYRDDVENAIDRGLPLVDVRSPEEYSGEILAPPGLQETAQRGGHIPGAENISWAAVTNDDGTFKDFDELQELYADYGIEGDSTTVAYCRIGERSSVAWFALHELLGYEDTVNYDGSWTEWGNLVGAPIEKGEGDD; encoded by the coding sequence ATGACGGACACTGAGTATGCAAACGACGTACTGGTCTCGGCCGACTGGGTCGAAGAGCATCTCGACGAGTTCGAGAGCGACGATCCCGCGTATCGACTGGTGGAGGTCGACGTCGACACCGAAGCCTACGAGGAGTCCCACGCGCCCGGCGCGATCGGGTTCAACTGGGAGAGCCAGCTGCAGGACCAGACGACCCGTGACATCCTGACCAAGGAGGACTTCGAGGAGCTGCTGGGCAGCCACGGTATCACCGAGGACTCGACGGTCGTCCTCTACGGCGACAACGCCAACTGGTTCGCCGCCTACACCTACTGGCAGTTCAAGTACTACGGCCACGGCGACGTCCGCCTGCTCGATGGCGGCCGCGAGTACTGGATCGGGAACGACTATCCGACGACCGACGAGGTTCCCGAGTTCTCCGCCGTCGACTACAACGCGTCCGGCCCGCGCGAGAGCATCCGCGCATACCGCGACGACGTCGAGAACGCGATCGATCGGGGCCTGCCCCTCGTAGACGTCCGCTCGCCCGAGGAGTACTCCGGTGAGATCCTCGCACCCCCGGGATTGCAGGAGACCGCCCAGCGCGGCGGCCACATCCCCGGCGCGGAGAACATCTCCTGGGCGGCCGTCACCAACGACGACGGGACGTTCAAGGACTTCGACGAACTGCAGGAACTCTACGCAGACTACGGCATCGAGGGCGACTCGACGACCGTCGCGTACTGCAGGATCGGCGAGCGTTCGTCAGTTGCGTGGTTCGCGCTCCACGAACTGCTCGGCTACGAGGACACCGTCAACTACGACGGCTCCTGGACGGAATGGGGTAATCTGGTTGGTGCGCCGATCGAGAAGGGCGAGGGCGACGACTGA
- a CDS encoding VanZ family protein, whose translation MVRLPLVPRWLRWSAVVVAAAAIAAASLLVVPPDTPETGTIGFDKLWHAATYLGFGLLLAYALVEAGLSVRTKAMLVFGLATLYGVGIEIAQAFVPYRRYDVLDMVANAVGAALACGWYRFEGRIDFVGTEAFEGAD comes from the coding sequence ATGGTTCGACTCCCGCTCGTCCCGCGCTGGCTTCGCTGGAGCGCCGTTGTAGTCGCCGCCGCAGCGATCGCGGCCGCCTCCCTGCTCGTCGTCCCGCCCGACACACCGGAGACAGGGACGATTGGCTTCGACAAGCTCTGGCACGCGGCGACGTATCTGGGCTTTGGACTCCTGCTGGCGTACGCGCTGGTGGAGGCCGGCCTGTCTGTACGGACGAAAGCCATGCTCGTCTTCGGCCTCGCGACGCTGTACGGGGTCGGCATCGAGATAGCACAGGCGTTCGTCCCCTACCGGCGCTACGACGTTCTCGACATGGTCGCCAACGCCGTGGGTGCTGCGCTCGCCTGTGGCTGGTACCGGTTCGAGGGACGGATCGACTTTGTCGGTACGGAGGCATTCGAGGGGGCCGACTGA
- a CDS encoding rubrerythrin family protein, which yields MTDDFDERVRSANETALSRLGSSKALYANTDGEMTETAVLTSAADRLHAASETVAGWVPQESNAAAAAAYDEFASEEASHYEDLLDKLDDHDPGAVPPAQEQLREADSTVERLGGLVGAALVAGKLTEQRTGFFVGEADPTTASTFRGYGDVLDEREERLLDLLDEVCADDGDWQAAEDAASTVIQAAYDEYTDRLEAMGVNPKPVC from the coding sequence ATGACCGACGACTTCGACGAACGCGTCCGGAGCGCGAACGAGACGGCGCTCTCGCGGCTCGGCTCCTCCAAGGCCCTGTACGCCAACACCGACGGCGAGATGACCGAAACGGCAGTTCTGACCAGCGCGGCCGACCGGCTCCACGCCGCAAGCGAGACGGTCGCCGGGTGGGTACCCCAGGAGAGCAACGCCGCGGCCGCCGCGGCGTACGACGAGTTCGCGAGCGAGGAGGCGAGCCACTACGAGGACCTGCTCGACAAACTGGACGACCACGATCCGGGAGCGGTCCCGCCAGCACAGGAACAGCTCCGGGAGGCCGACTCGACGGTCGAGCGGCTCGGCGGACTCGTCGGCGCGGCGCTCGTCGCGGGCAAGCTCACCGAACAGCGCACCGGCTTCTTTGTCGGCGAGGCTGACCCGACGACAGCCTCGACGTTCCGCGGCTACGGCGACGTGCTGGACGAGCGCGAGGAGCGCCTCCTGGACCTGCTCGATGAGGTCTGTGCGGACGACGGTGACTGGCAGGCCGCCGAAGACGCCGCCAGCACCGTGATTCAGGCAGCCTACGACGAGTACACCGACCGGCTCGAAGCGATGGGCGTGAACCCGAAGCCGGTCTGTTGA